The nucleotide sequence GTAAACAGTAACCGAAGCGAAGCAGCAGAGAAGTATAAGTTTGACGGTAAAGAATTAAACGACGAATTAGACTTAGATTTATATGATTTTGGCGCACGTAATTACGATGCTGCAATTGGAAGATGGTTGAATGTAGATCCGCTGGCGGAACAAACTATGGAACCGTATTTGTATGTAAGTAACAATCCGATATTCTTTGTTGACCCTGACGGAATGCAGTCATGGGGATTTGACAGTTACGGTAGAGATCTTGTAAGTGTGGGGGCAATTGCAAGTTGGGGAATGACCAGTGGGGAAGCCTATTGGGAAAATTTTATTGATGAAGATTTTGTGAGTCCGCATGCGGATGGAGTTGAAACTGACTATAAGAAAAATAAAGACGGATCGCTTACTGTTGTAGATAATGAAAATATTAATAATAATACTGACAGAATTGTAAGATTAGATAAAAAAGGAAACATTAAAGATGTATTGATTGATAATATAGCCAAAGGTATTTTAAAAGATGGAATAAATTTTGAACAGAACAATAATGTAATTCATGTCAATGGAACAAATCAACCTACTGAAACAGATTTTCAGAATTTTATAGTTGACTATATTCATTTAGTGAGGGTTGAGGTTACGGGATATGGATTAACAGAGAAACCATTTAGTAATCAAGTTACAGGCGTTTTAGTTGAAGCCCACAAAGGGAATACTTTTGATACATCAAATTCTGTTAGATACAATGAAAATGAGTTAATACGTTGGCAACATTTAAGAAGCACACAACCATACCTAGGTAAAAGTAGGTATGCTAAATATCACTATCATGGACATCCAGACAACTCCTTATCTAGTGAGTATGATGAAGCAAATGCATCTTACAAAAAAATTCCGCATTTTATTTATAGCAAAAAATATAATCAACAATATAATGAAAAAGGTGTCTTTAAAACAACAACAAGGTAAATTATTAATTTTAATTTTACTATATTTTCTTTTTGGATGTTCAAGTTTAAAGAACAAAGCAGCATCAGAAAACATTTATATTTATTTAGCATCTAATTTTCAAAAAAAGAATAAGTCAGCTATAAATCAATATAATTATTTTAGAATCAGATCCTATGATATAGATAGTTCAAATATAACCATATATCGAGTGAGTCCTGATTATAACAAAACTGTATTAGGAACTGAAGGAGATGCATATTAACCCGATCGCGCGGATTTGCAATCCGTGCCATTAAACTAACAACAGCCTCTTTACAAACGTATTGAGGTTGTTTTACAAAATATTGAAATTTTCCGCATGCCGAAGGTTATGTAAAACCAAACGGAACAAATTCGTATCTTTACGTCTATCAATACAAAGATCATTTTGATTCACGAGACAAAGCTTTGAGAAAGCTTTCGTCGAAGAGACCCGAACGTAGTGAGTAGCCGATTGGTATATGCCGATTTAAATAACGACGGAACCATAAATCCGGCGAATGAAATTGTAGAAGAGAATAACTATTACCCATTTGGTTTAAAACACGAAGGCTACAACAATTTACCGGGAGAGGGGTATAAATATAAGTTCTTAAACAAAGAATACGAAGACAGTTTTGCGCTTAATGTAACCGAAACTGATTACAGACACTACGACAGTGCGTTAGGACGTTTTAACGTGATTGATCCATTGGCTGAACTGGCACCTGACTTTACACCGTACCGTTATGGGTTTAATAACCCGGTGTTATTTAGCGATCCGTCGGGATTGTTTGAAACTTGGGATGCTGCTGAGGAATATAGAAAAGAAAATAAGTTATTTGGAGCAACTATCGAGTTTGATGGTGATTCTAACTTGTGGAAAATTATTGATGGCGATTCAACAATAACTCAAGTTGGAAAAAAAATAAATAGAATGTACATGATGGAAGGCGTTATGTACATGCAACAAACTAATGCTGGAGGCGGAGGCGGTGGAGCTGAATCAGGCTGGAAAAGTAATTTATCCGCTGATTTAACAAATGCTTACTCAAGTTCTGGATTTAGGCATGCTGTTGAATGGTGGAACCGCAATGTAGATTTTGGGATTTATGATTTTCTATATAACAACTCAGCTGTTACAGGTTATGGTTCTGGGGAATATGGACCTTGGATACCTGATGCTATGGGTATGTCAATAAATGCTAGTGTAAATACTGGATTGTTTGGAGGTTTTTATATTAATGCAGGTTTTGCTGTTGGTAATGGAAAAGAAGATGAGTTTGCTATTTTTGGTGGTGGAGGCGCCGATTTTGGGTTTAATGGTAAGTTAGGAAAGCCAAGGATTAGTATAGGAGGTTCATTTGATTTTCATGACAATTACGGAGGTAATACTGACGTTTTAGGGGGATTAGGAGGAACAAATAAAAGCTATTTTGGCGGTTTAGGAGTTACAGGAAGTTATTCAAAATCCGCTAGATTGACACCGCAAGGATATAGATTTGAGGCATCTGGTGTCTCAACTAAAAGTATAGGATTAGGTCTCGGATGGGGAGGAGGTACGGGTGTATCTAAAGGCTATGTTAAGAAGTTTAAATTTTAATAGATTATGAAATACTATTTTATGTGTCTTTTTGTTATCTTTTTCTCTTGCGAAAAAGTTGACTGTAGTTCATTGGCAAAAAGTTATCGAAAGCCTGAATGCTTATTGATTGTAAAAAAAATGAATGATTCGTTATCAGTTTATAATTTTGATATTGAAGGTGTGAGTTTGAAAACAGGTAACGACACTTTATATAAGCAAGAAAATCGATGGTTTTGTACTTATTATAAGGATATTTCAATAGGAGATACAATTATTAAAAAAGGTGGAGAACTGTCTTTTAATATCCATAAAAAAGACACTATTTTAACTTATTATTGGGAATGTGAAGGAAAAGTTTATGAATAAGCAACCTTCACTAGCTCTAGTATATTGCTCGTGCAATAATAATAACCAAAAGCCTCTTTACAAATGTATTGAGGCTATTTTACAAAATATTGAAATTTTCCGCATGCAGAAGGTTATGTAAAACCAAACGGAACAAATTCGTATCTTTACGTTTATCAATATAAAGATCATTTAGATTCACGAGACAAAGCTTTTAGAAAGCTTTCGGTGAAGAGACCCGAACGTAGTGAGTGTAAGGTTAAGCTATGCAGATTGCGACGGTAACGGAACAATTAACCCTGCAACCGAAATACTGGAAGAGAATAACTATTACCCGTTTGGGTTACAGCACCAAGGGTATAACGATATTGCCAATAGTTGCCGCAATGAAGAAACCCGATGGCGCGGATTTGCAATCCGTGCCTTTAAAATAACGATATTGCCAATAGTTGCCGCAATGAAGAAACCCGATGGCGCGGATTTGCAATCCGTGCCTTTAAAAACACAACAGCCTCTTTACATACGTATTGAGGCTGTTTTATAATAAAATACTCATTGTTGTTACACCCGATGGCGCGGATTTGCAATCCGTGCCTTTAAATAAATGCAACTGGTGAAACTGCCAGAGCCAAAGAAACAATGTATAATTACATAAGTGGAATATTTACGGTTGTAACGCTTCCTGCGTTTGGACCATATAGAGCTGCCCCCGATGGCGCGGATTTGCAATCCGTGCCTTTAAAAACACAACAGCCTCTTTACATACGTATTGAGGCTGTTTTATAATAAAATACTCATTGTTGTTATATCATAGGCACCAGATTAAAAAAGCAAGTACAACCCAGCGGTGGTGCGTTAGTAACTACCGATTATGTAAAAGGATTTCAATATACAGATAATGTGTTAAAGTTTTTTCCACACCCTGAAGGCTATGTAGAATTTAAAAATAATCAATACCTTTATACCTATCAATACAAAGATCATTTAGGAAACGTACGTTTAACATACCGTGATGGTTTTAGAAACCACCCTACATTAGAATATGCAAAAGACGGTGTTATACAAGTAAGCGAGATTATTGAAAAGAGTGACTATTATCCTTTTGGATTAAAGCAGAAAGGAAATGATTTACCTGATTACAGCGTTGTAAACAAATATAAATACAAATTTGGCGGTAAAGAGCTAAACAACGAATTAGGATTAGATTTATATGATTTTGGCGCACGTAATTACGATGCGGCTATTGGTAGATGGTTGAACATTGACCCGTTAGCAGAGAACTCACGAAGATGGACACCTTATAACTATGCTTATAACAATCCTATTTATTTAGTTGATCCTGATGGAATGCAGGCAGAAACCATTATTATTCGAGGGACAAAAGAATCCTATACTTATAATGAAGAAACTAAATATACAGGTAATGATAAGTTTATTAAATCAGCTTTACAGGCTATGCAAACCTTACAAGCGTCACAAACAGCTGCTGCAATGATTGAAGAATTAGATCATTCTAATCACAATTTTTATATACAAGCAGGTGATGATAATAAATTTACACCTACCTTAGAACCTTTTGCAGATCCAAGTAAAGCAACTGAATCTTCAAAAAAAATGAATGAACTAGGTAGAATTGGTTCAGGCGGTATTATTAGTTGGAACCAAAAAGATATGCTCATACCGGCGACAACTTCAGATTTAACCTCAAAAGAAATTATTTTTGGACATGAAATGGGGCATGCTTTGGACTCAAATAGGGGTAAACTAGATAGGACGTTAGAAAATGGTATAAAGAAAAGTGAATGGCAGGCAGTTTATAGAGAGAATTTAATAAGAAGTGAATTAGGTTTGCCTTTAAGAACACATTATGGACGCGAGAGAGAGGCAGAAACCGGTAGATATTTGGGGCCAGCAGGTTCAAAGATGTTAGGTCCAAATAATGAAATAATAAAACCTTATTGGTATGAATAAATATGTTTTAAGTATTTTAAGCTTGTTATTTATCTCTTGCAATACTTTTAAAAGTATTAGATACGAAGATAGAGGAGGTAAAATATGTTATAAAATTTTTTATAATAAAAAAGTTAAAATTAAATCACTTGATGGAGTTGAATATAATATATACCAATTTCACTTTAATAAAGAGTATTTATATTTAACAAATGATAGTGGGGTTCCAGGAGAAAATTATCATAGTATTATGAAGAAAATAAATAGTGATTCTGTGTACCTGAATGATTTTTTTTATAATAATAGACTTCCAACAATAATCGAAGGTAAAGACAAAAATGGATATTATTATAATTATACAGATACTATTATAAACATTGGATATAGTAATGTAAAATCAGAGCAATCTAAAAAGTATTTTGATTACATAATTAAAAATATTAAAAAGTGTAACAAATAAATCACCAACAGCCTCTTTACAAACCTATGGAGGCTGTATTATACCCGATCGCGCGGATTTGCAATCCGTGCCATTAAACTAACAACAGCCTCTTTACAAACGTATTGAGGCTGTTTTATAAAAACATTGGAATCTTCCGCATGCAGAAGGATATGTTAAAAACAATGGTGGTAATTATGTTTATCACTATATTTACAAAGACCATTTGGGCAACAATAGGTTGGTATATGCCGATTTAAACAAAGACGGAACAATTAATCCGGCGAATGAGATTATCGAAGAGAATAATTACTATCCTCTTGGTTTAAAACAAAAAGGAGACGATTTACCTGATTACAGCGTTGTAAACAAATATAAATACGCTTACGGCGGTAAAGAGTTAAACGATGAATTAGGATTAGATTTATATGATTTTGGCGCACGTAATTACGATGCAGCAATTGGGCGTTGGTTGAATGTGGATCCGTTAGCGGAACAGATGAGAAGATTTAGTCCCTACGTATACGCTTTTAATAATCCTATTTATTTTGTTGACCCCGATGGAATGAAACCTGATGATTGGTATATTGATTGGAGAACTGGTATTGTTTTGGGACAAGATGGTGCAAAAACTAATAATGTTAGAATAATAAAAGGACAATCTTGGGCACAAATAAAAAATTCTGAAGGAGGAACAATGTCTCAGTCAGCAACAAATAAATTACAAGCAGAAAGTAGAATAGTTAAAATAAATAATAATAAAATTAATACCGACTTAAATACTATAAACAGAGAAACTATCAATGATCAAACAAAAGAGAGACAGGTACTTTTCCAGTTAAATCGTTCTGAAGATATAAATGGTTATGCAGAAGGAGAATTATCTACTATAATTGGAGAACCTGGTAGAAATGGAGAGGTAGATTTACCCCCTAAGGTACCTGGGTTCGAAAATGATCAGTTATTGTTAAGACAAGCTCATACTCATAATTTAGACCAAACGGGAAGAACAAACTTACCTGGTACTTCGGAGGCTGATTATAATGTTTCAAAAGATAGAAGTTTTAATATTTATGCAATTGATTCTTATCAAGGAAGTCAAGAAGGAGGAAATGCTATACATATGACGAATTCAAATAATGAATGTGGAGTAAATGTTGGTACAACAAATGACACGAGTGGAATAGGACAACAAGTTTTAGATGATTATATTAAGTTAAATAAACCAAAATGAAAAATATTGTATATTTAATTTTTATAGCAATTATAGTAAATGGCTGTGTATCTTTAAAAAAAGAAATCAATGAAGAAAAAATAATTTATGTAGTACCTGATACAGTTCAGCTTTGGTTTAGGAATGTAATTAAATCCCCAAATCTATTAAATAAAGATGATGTATATTTTATAATTAGTTCCATGGAAACAGACAACAGTAAAGCCTATAAATTAATGCTTTGTGACTTGGATAATTATATTTTTAATGATAATTATTTTGTTAAAAATACAAATAGATATCTATATATTGATGAAAAATTATACCCTCTATTAAGTGATTTAGATCAGGTTTTTTCGGTAAGAGAATGTTGTAATGAAGATTTACTAGAAAAACTAAATAGTAAAAGGAAAGTTACCTTATCTAATACTGTTTTTTATGAAAAAGCATATTGGGTAATTTTTGACAATAAATGGGGGGATATAATAAGAACATCAGACGAATCAAAGGGAGGTTATAGAACAAATTCGCCAAATATTTTAAAGTAAAAAAAAGCCCGATGAGGCTGTCCAAAAAGTTTGGGCAGCCCTTTTTTTGTTGTGTTTTCTCTAAAAAATTCGTATTTTAGAGTTGAACAAAAAACCCAACTATGGCTAAGGTAACATTTAAAAATCAAACAGGCAACTCTCCAGAACTTTTCCCTATCAATATTTTTGATTTGATTCCAGAAGACCACCCCGTTCGGTTGGTGGATTCGGTGGTTAATCAATTGGATATCAGCGATATTACAAATCTTTACTTAGGCGGAGGTTGCTCTGCATATCATCCGAGAATGATGATTAAAGTGTTGTTTTACAGCTATTTGTCAAACGTTTATTCGTGTAGAAAAATCGCCAAAGCCCTTACCGAAAACATCCATTTTATGTACATTTCGGGAAATTCTACGCCAAATTTTAGAACCATCAACGAATTTAGAGGGAAAATTTTGAAGGATAAAATCAAAGATTTGTTTGCCGAAGTGGTGAAAATGCTGGTAGAATTGGGCTACATCAGCCTTGATGTTCAGTATATTGACGGCACAAAAATAAAGGCAAAATCCAATAAATACACCTTCGTTTGGCGGGGTTCTGTGGAAAAGTACAAAGAAAAATTAGAAGTTAAAATCAATACGATTCTTTCAGATATTGAAAACAGTATTCAATCAGATAATCAAGAACTTAACAAGGAAGAACTGCCCAAAAAAATCAATTCCGAAGAACTAAAAGAGAAGTTATCTGAATTGAACAAAAAACTAAAAGAACCTACCAAAAAACAGGCAAAAGAGCTACAAAAACTTCAGGATGAGCATCTTCCAAAATTAGAAAAATACGAAAAAGACTTGGAAACTTTAGGCGATAGGAATTCTTACAGCAAAACCGACCCCGACGCTACTTTTATGCGGATGAAGGAAGATCACATGAAAAACGGACAGCTTAAACCGACTTATAATACGCAGATTTCAACTGAAAATCAGTTTATTACCCACGTCTCTATCCATCAAAAACCTGGTGACACCACCACTTTAGAATCTCATTTGGAAGGTTTTGAAAATGCTTACAAAAAACAAAGCAAAGAAGTGGTTGCCGATGCGGGATACGGAAGCGAAGAAAATTACTAAATGCTTGAAAATAAAAACGTTACAGCGTATGTGAAGTATAATTATTTTCATGCAGAACAGAAAAAGAAGATGGAAAACAATCCGTTTTTGGTTCAGAATTTATTCTATAACCAAGAACAAGATTTTTACGTTTGTCCGATGGGTCAACGAATGGAAAATGTTGGCAAAGGCAAACGAATATCGAGCAACGGGTACGAATCGCAAGTGTCTTATTATCAAGCTAAAAACTGCAACAATTGTCCGCTTCGAGGGGAATGTTTCAATGCGAAAGGCAACCGAAAAATAGAAGTCAATCACCGTTTGAATGAGCTTAAAGAAAAAGCGAGAAATTTATTGACGAGCGAGAAAGGGCTGGAACACCGAAGCAAACGCCCGATAGAAGTAGAAGCTGTCTTTGGTCAACTTAAAAGTAATAATAAATTTAACAGATTTACATTCAAAGGATTAGAAAAAGTAGAATTAGAATTTCTACTGATGGCTCTTGGGCATAATTTTAGAAAAATGGTGGCAGTAGCAGTTGAGGGAAGAAAAACGGTATTCAAACGCCGTATTTTTGGTTCTAAACTTGTCATTTTTGTCGAATTTAGATGCTATCAGCGGTCTTTATTTCAAGAAAAGCAAAAAATTAACTTTATTGATGATGTTGAAAAGTTAGTAGTATAAAAAAGAGGCTATCCTTTTTGGACAGCCTCTTTTATACAGCGTTTCCATTAATAAACCATCAAAAATACTCAAAAAATTAAAAAGAAATTTTTAGCTTTTTTTTGTTTTATTTAACAAGGTGTTAATTATTTTGTTATATTTACAATCTAACTAATTAAAAATATAGAAATTATGACAAAATTAAGCAAAATTTTGTGGGGGGGGGGTAATAGGACTAACCCTTACGGCATGTACAACCGACACAATTGTTGACGATTTGGATCAGCAAAATGCTGAAACAGGTTCGCAATACCAAACTAATAGTTATAATCCTAATAATCCGGGGTATTATAATCCAGGATCTGGAATTCCAGCAATAGTAGGTGATAATTATTATTCTCCGTGGGATATTAAACACCGTAATGATGTTATACCAACTTATACAATATCGAATCATACAGCTGGTGAGGGTTATAGTATTTTTGAGTTACATTTAACCCCTTATATTGGTGTGGCATACTATGATGGTGTTAATGACGGTCAATATCATGATGCTTACCAAGCATCACTAAACCCACCTGGGTTAGTAGCCGATTTTACAAACGGCAACTATCCCAACCTATACCAAAACGGTAATGAAATTGGTGAATTAATTGCGGCAGAACCTATTATTTTAGACGGTTCTTCTATAAATCATTCCGAAGTATCTATAAGCTCTTATGCAGATCATTGTCCAGTGAATCCTCACACCCCAGGGTCAAGTCCAGGTTGGAATCCCGAAAACCGTTTTTTTGATATTTCGAATAATGCCACACCTCAAGAACAAGCGGTTTTAGCGCGTTATGGCAAAGTGTTTTTTTATGAATATACAATAATATTAAAATCAAACGGAAGTGTTGTGGGCAATGGCTTTATTCAGGTGCAAAACAAAACAATTCAAGATCCGTCGGTTTATACTTATTGGGAGGACACATTTGTAACCAATGCTTTTGTTCCTGGTAAAGGAAACGTTGGTAAATTGCGTTATTACCATGAAACTGATCCTTCAATTGCACCATCACCTTTTACATTTTGGGTGCAGAATGGCGGTCCTGGTACTTGGTGCGATTCCCGCGAGGTGGACTATGAATTTGAGTGGTCTCATGAAGAATATTTCTTTGGTTACCCATCGCATAAAATTAATTTATATATGGGAATGGGTGCCAATTTATGGATGACATCTGGTCATGTTATATCTATAGGCTTATAAAAAAATAATGAGGCTGTCCAAAAAGGGCAGTCTTTTTTTTATGCGGCTAATTTTTGATAGTGAAAATTTTGATGATTATTTTTAGTTGAAGAAAATTCTTGATGCTTAAAAATGAAAATTTCAATTTCAAAAATCATTTTTGAACCTCGTTTTGCGGTTTTTACAACAATTTTCTTAGAAGTCGCTCCTTTAGCCACCATTTTTCTAAAATTATGTCCAAGAGCCATCAGTAGAAATTCTAATTCTACTTTTTCTAATCCTTTGAATGTAAATCTGTTAAATTTATTATTGCTTTTGAGTTGACCAAAGACAGCTTCTACTTCTATCGGGCGTTTGCTTCGGTGTTTTAAACCTTCTTCGCTAGTTAATAATGTTTTAGCCTTGTGTTTTAATTCATTTAATCGGTGGTTGACTTCTATTTTTCGGTTGCCTTTTGCATTGAAACATTCCCCTCGAAGCGGACAATTGTTGCAGTTTTTAGCTTGATAATAAGACACTTGCGATTCGTATCCGTTGCTCGAAATTCGTTTGCCTTTGCCTATATTTTCCATTCGTTGACCCATCGGACAAACGTAAAAATCTTGTTCTTGGTTATAGAATAAATTCTGAACCAAAAACGGATTGTTTTCCATCTTCTTTTTCTGTTCTGCATGAAAATAATTATACTTCACATACGCTGTAACGCTCTTATTTTCAAGCATTTCGTAATTCTCCTCACTTCCGTATCCTGCATCGGCAACCACTTCTTTGCTTTGTTTTTTGTAAGCATTTTCAAAACCTTCCAAATGAGATTCTAAAGTGGTGGTGTCACCAGGTTTTTGATGGATAGAGATGTGTGTAATAAACTGGTTTTCAGTTGAAATCTGCGTATTATAAGCCGGTTTAAGCTGTCCGTTTTTCATGTGATCTTCCTTCATCCGCATAAAAGTAGCGTCGGGGTCGGTTTTGCTGTAAGAATTCCTATCGCCTAAAGTTTCTAGGTCTTTTTCGTATTTTTCTAATTTTGGAAGATGCTCATCCTGAAGTTTTTGTAGCTCTTTTGCCTGTTTTTTGGTAGGTTCTTTTAGTTTTTTGTTCAATTCAGATAACTTCTCTTTTAGTTCTTCGGAATTGATTTTTTTGGGCAGTTCTTCCTTGTTAAGTTCTTGATTATCTGATTGAATACTGTTTTCAATATCTGAAAGAATCGTATTGATTTTAACTTCTAATTTTTCTTTGTACTTTTCCACAGAACCCCGCCAAACGAAGGTGTATTTATTGGATTTTGCCTCTATTTTTGTGCCGTCAATATACTGAATATCAAGGCTGATGTAGCCCAATTCTACCAGCATTTTCACCACTTCGGCAAACAAATCTTTGATTTTCTCCTTCAAAATTTTCCCTCTAAATTCGTTGATGGTTCTAAAATTTGGCGTAGAATTTCCCGAAATGTACATAAAATGAATGTTTTCGGTAAGGGCTTTGGCGATTTTTCTACACGAATAAATGTTGGACAAATAGCTGTAAAACAACACTTTAATCATCATTCTCGGATGATATGCAGAGCAACCTCCGCCTAAGTAAAGATTTGTAATATCGCTGATATCCAATTGATTAACCACCGAATCCACCAACCGAACGGGGTGGTCTTCT is from Paenimyroides aestuarii and encodes:
- a CDS encoding RHS repeat-associated core domain-containing protein, encoding MSSRLVYADLNNDGTINPANEIVEENNYYPFGLKHEGYNNLPGEGYKYKFLNKEYEDSFALNVTETDYRHYDSALGRFNVIDPLAELAPDFTPYRYGFNNPVLFSDPSGLFETWDAAEEYRKENKLFGATIEFDGDSNLWKIIDGDSTITQVGKKINRMYMMEGVMYMQQTNAGGGGGGAESGWKSNLSADLTNAYSSSGFRHAVEWWNRNVDFGIYDFLYNNSAVTGYGSGEYGPWIPDAMGMSINASVNTGLFGGFYINAGFAVGNGKEDEFAIFGGGGADFGFNGKLGKPRISIGGSFDFHDNYGGNTDVLGGLGGTNKSYFGGLGVTGSYSKSARLTPQGYRFEASGVSTKSIGLGLGWGGGTGVSKGYVKKFKF
- a CDS encoding RHS repeat domain-containing protein, whose product is MVYADLNNDGTINPANEIVEENNYYPFGLQHQGYNEVVNSNRSEAAEKYKFDGKELNDELDLDLYDFGARNYDAAIGRWLNVDPLAEQTMEPYLYVSNNPIFFVDPDGMQSWGFDSYGRDLVSVGAIASWGMTSGEAYWENFIDEDFVSPHADGVETDYKKNKDGSLTVVDNENINNNTDRIVRLDKKGNIKDVLIDNIAKGILKDGINFEQNNNVIHVNGTNQPTETDFQNFIVDYIHLVRVEVTGYGLTEKPFSNQVTGVLVEAHKGNTFDTSNSVRYNENELIRWQHLRSTQPYLGKSRYAKYHYHGHPDNSLSSEYDEANASYKKIPHFIYSKKYNQQYNEKGVFKTTTR
- a CDS encoding M91 family zinc metallopeptidase; this translates as MLKFFPHPEGYVEFKNNQYLYTYQYKDHLGNVRLTYRDGFRNHPTLEYAKDGVIQVSEIIEKSDYYPFGLKQKGNDLPDYSVVNKYKYKFGGKELNNELGLDLYDFGARNYDAAIGRWLNIDPLAENSRRWTPYNYAYNNPIYLVDPDGMQAETIIIRGTKESYTYNEETKYTGNDKFIKSALQAMQTLQASQTAAAMIEELDHSNHNFYIQAGDDNKFTPTLEPFADPSKATESSKKMNELGRIGSGGIISWNQKDMLIPATTSDLTSKEIIFGHEMGHALDSNRGKLDRTLENGIKKSEWQAVYRENLIRSELGLPLRTHYGREREAETGRYLGPAGSKMLGPNNEIIKPYWYE
- a CDS encoding RHS repeat domain-containing protein → MGNNRLVYADLNKDGTINPANEIIEENNYYPLGLKQKGDDLPDYSVVNKYKYAYGGKELNDELGLDLYDFGARNYDAAIGRWLNVDPLAEQMRRFSPYVYAFNNPIYFVDPDGMKPDDWYIDWRTGIVLGQDGAKTNNVRIIKGQSWAQIKNSEGGTMSQSATNKLQAESRIVKINNNKINTDLNTINRETINDQTKERQVLFQLNRSEDINGYAEGELSTIIGEPGRNGEVDLPPKVPGFENDQLLLRQAHTHNLDQTGRTNLPGTSEADYNVSKDRSFNIYAIDSYQGSQEGGNAIHMTNSNNECGVNVGTTNDTSGIGQQVLDDYIKLNKPK
- a CDS encoding transposase, giving the protein MLENKNVTAYVKYNYFHAEQKKKMENNPFLVQNLFYNQEQDFYVCPMGQRMENVGKGKRISSNGYESQVSYYQAKNCNNCPLRGECFNAKGNRKIEVNHRLNELKEKARNLLTSEKGLEHRSKRPIEVEAVFGQLKSNNKFNRFTFKGLEKVELEFLLMALGHNFRKMVAVAVEGRKTVFKRRIFGSKLVIFVEFRCYQRSLFQEKQKINFIDDVEKLVV
- a CDS encoding IS1182 family transposase, with translation MAKVTFKNQTGNSPELFPINIFDLIPEDHPVRLVDSVVNQLDISDITNLYLGGGCSAYHPRMMIKVLFYSYLSNVYSCRKIAKALTENIHFMYISGNSTPNFRTINEFRGKILKDKIKDLFAEVVKMLVELGYISLDVQYIDGTKIKAKSNKYTFVWRGSVEKYKEKLEVKINTILSDIENSIQSDNQELNKEELPKKINSEELKEKLSELNKKLKEPTKKQAKELQKLQDEHLPKLEKYEKDLETLGDRNSYSKTDPDATFMRMKEDHMKNGQLKPTYNTQISTENQFITHVSIHQKPGDTTTLESHLEGFENAYKKQSKEVVADAGYGSEENY